From Candidatus Binatia bacterium, one genomic window encodes:
- a CDS encoding sugar ABC transporter ATP-binding protein, with protein MSGDVLLRTERLTVAFGATRALEEVALAFTAGEVHALVGENGAGKSTLLRVIAGISAPTRGTVTRYPGLTWSWAPQDIELPLDRTVAEWVYMGREQRTPWGLLRRRAMHTGARRVLQQLGCPADPVARLASLTPPQRKQVQLARAVDARPGLLLLDEPTAILGRAETDALFGALRILRTQGTGIVYVSHRIEEVLALADRVTVLRDGRHVSTDPVADIDTGVLLRRMVGRDLPPTRPRVPRPGAVVLHIGGLAHGDAHAPALEVRSGEIVGLAGLVGAGRSRLIGAVARDLSAHAASREPTPTVGVVPEDRGAKGIVTTLCLRENVCLPATGWWLRPNRERDLTRHWMGELQIKAADVDAPIATLSGGNQQKVLIARALRRQPELLLLDEPTAGVDVGAKADIHDLVFRLADAGTGVLLASSDLPELMHLCDRIYAMRGGRMVGVVERVAATEEQLVALIAGTTTLPWK; from the coding sequence GTGAGCGGTGATGTCCTGCTGCGGACGGAGCGCCTGACGGTCGCCTTCGGCGCGACCCGCGCGCTCGAAGAGGTGGCCCTTGCCTTTACCGCAGGCGAGGTACACGCGCTCGTCGGTGAGAACGGTGCCGGCAAGTCGACTCTGCTGCGAGTCATTGCCGGCATCAGCGCCCCGACACGCGGAACGGTGACACGGTATCCCGGCCTGACGTGGTCGTGGGCACCTCAGGATATCGAGTTACCTCTCGACCGCACCGTGGCCGAGTGGGTGTACATGGGACGCGAACAGCGGACGCCGTGGGGCCTGCTGCGTCGTCGAGCCATGCACACCGGCGCTCGGCGCGTGCTGCAGCAGCTCGGGTGTCCCGCCGACCCGGTAGCGCGGCTGGCCAGCCTGACGCCGCCGCAGCGCAAACAGGTGCAACTTGCGCGCGCCGTCGACGCGCGGCCCGGCTTGCTTCTGCTCGACGAACCGACCGCGATCCTCGGAAGGGCCGAAACCGACGCGCTGTTCGGCGCGCTCCGTATACTGCGCACCCAGGGCACGGGCATCGTCTATGTAAGCCATCGCATCGAGGAAGTGTTGGCGCTCGCCGACCGGGTCACGGTGCTCCGCGACGGCCGCCACGTCTCCACCGATCCCGTCGCCGACATCGACACCGGAGTCCTTCTGCGGCGCATGGTCGGGCGCGATTTGCCACCGACGCGGCCACGGGTGCCCCGGCCCGGAGCCGTGGTCCTCCACATAGGAGGCCTCGCGCATGGCGACGCCCACGCGCCGGCGCTCGAGGTCCGAAGCGGCGAGATCGTTGGACTCGCCGGGCTCGTCGGCGCCGGCCGCAGCCGTCTGATCGGAGCCGTCGCTCGCGATCTCTCGGCGCATGCGGCCTCTCGCGAACCGACGCCGACCGTGGGAGTGGTACCCGAGGATCGCGGCGCGAAGGGCATCGTCACCACACTTTGCCTGCGCGAGAACGTCTGCCTGCCGGCGACAGGATGGTGGCTGCGGCCGAACCGCGAACGGGACCTCACCCGGCACTGGATGGGCGAACTGCAGATCAAGGCCGCGGATGTGGATGCGCCCATCGCGACGCTGTCCGGGGGCAACCAGCAGAAGGTTCTGATCGCCCGTGCATTGCGCCGCCAGCCGGAACTGCTCCTGCTCGACGAGCCGACCGCGGGTGTCGACGTCGGAGCGAAGGCGGACATTCACGACCTCGTGTTTCGCCTGGCCGACGCCGGAACCGGCGTACTGCTGGCATCCAGCGACCTCCCCGAGCTCATGCACCTCTGCGATCGCATCTACGCCATGCGCGGCGGGCGCATGGTCGGCGTCGTCGAACGCGTCGCGGCCACCGAGGAGCAACTCGTCGCCCTCATCGCCGGTACGACAACGCTCCCATGGAAATGA
- a CDS encoding PIN domain-containing protein encodes MALVGPVFLDTTVLVAGLIDMGDVSVAPQAALTAIAGGRVKHPQTAWHCCLEFYSVSTRLPPELRLRPADAVRLLDEEVLARFEVVDLPSKERKRLLRDAASDGIAGGRVYDLHIAEVARAHGARLVVTENRRHFSSLLRYDIRVWGTEEFVAECGP; translated from the coding sequence ATGGCCCTGGTAGGCCCGGTGTTTCTCGACACCACCGTTCTGGTCGCGGGCCTGATCGACATGGGCGATGTTTCCGTTGCGCCGCAGGCGGCACTGACGGCGATTGCCGGCGGGCGCGTCAAGCATCCGCAGACGGCATGGCACTGCTGTCTCGAATTCTACTCCGTGTCCACCCGCCTGCCCCCCGAGCTACGCCTCCGACCGGCGGATGCGGTCCGGTTGCTCGACGAGGAGGTGCTTGCCCGGTTTGAAGTCGTCGACCTGCCCAGCAAAGAGCGTAAGCGCTTGCTGCGCGACGCCGCGAGCGACGGGATCGCCGGCGGGCGCGTCTACGACCTGCACATCGCCGAAGTGGCGCGGGCACACGGCGCGCGCCTGGTCGTTACCGAAAACCGGCGCCACTTTTCGTCGCTGCTGCGGTACGACATCCGGGTCTGGGGAACCGAGGAGTTCGTGGCCGAGTGTGGCCCCTGA
- a CDS encoding ABC transporter permease, translated as MEMTAPRRPWAVTHLVSGWSAALILVLEVMVFAIILAPPAGESHTFLNAANLALILKYSSIYGICAIGAALTIGTGGIDLAPGAVIALAAVVCGHVFVVEQWPLVLAVGAGLGMGLLAGAMTTVLVVAVRLPPFIATLGIMGIARGIALLVTEGRFYDLSQRLPADFAPLGISLSIWPGVIMIGLAAVFHVVLAHTALGRHVLATGGNELAARYAGIHVGRVKAFVYVTGGTLSALAGVVLAVVQGQGKADLAAGYELDVIAAAVVGGASLSGGRASVVGAVIGSLIFGVLRNGLAQIPGGTFMDRLIVGVAVLVIVVLDRVATRADR; from the coding sequence ATGGAAATGACTGCACCGCGCCGGCCCTGGGCCGTGACGCATCTCGTCTCGGGATGGAGCGCCGCGCTCATTCTGGTCCTCGAGGTCATGGTCTTCGCGATCATCCTCGCACCGCCGGCGGGTGAGTCACACACCTTTCTGAACGCCGCGAACCTGGCGCTCATCCTGAAGTATTCGAGTATCTATGGCATCTGCGCGATCGGCGCGGCGCTGACCATCGGGACGGGTGGCATCGATCTCGCCCCGGGGGCTGTGATTGCGCTGGCGGCCGTTGTCTGCGGACACGTCTTCGTCGTCGAACAATGGCCCCTCGTGCTCGCCGTCGGTGCGGGCCTCGGCATGGGATTGCTCGCCGGCGCGATGACAACCGTGCTCGTGGTCGCTGTGCGCTTGCCGCCGTTTATCGCGACTCTGGGCATAATGGGCATCGCTCGCGGCATCGCTCTGCTCGTCACCGAGGGTCGCTTCTATGACCTGTCGCAAAGGCTGCCCGCGGATTTCGCGCCCCTCGGCATCTCGCTGTCGATATGGCCGGGCGTGATCATGATCGGCCTCGCGGCGGTGTTTCACGTCGTGCTGGCGCATACCGCCCTCGGCCGGCATGTCCTTGCGACCGGCGGTAACGAGCTCGCGGCGCGGTACGCGGGTATCCACGTCGGCCGGGTGAAGGCATTCGTGTACGTTACCGGCGGCACTTTGTCAGCGTTGGCGGGCGTGGTGCTCGCAGTGGTTCAAGGACAGGGCAAGGCCGACCTCGCGGCCGGCTATGAGCTTGACGTGATCGCCGCCGCGGTCGTCGGCGGGGCATCGCTGTCCGGAGGGCGGGCCTCGGTGGTAGGGGCGGTCATCGGCTCGCTGATCTTCGGTGTGTTGCGCAACGGGCTGGCACAGATTCCGGGCGGAACGTTCATGGACCGACTGATCGTCGGCGTGGCAGTGCTGGTTATTGTCGTGCTGGATCGCGTCGCGACAAGGGCGGATAGGTGA